The Anopheles coluzzii chromosome 2, AcolN3, whole genome shotgun sequence genome window below encodes:
- the LOC120950797 gene encoding uncharacterized protein LOC120950797 produces the protein MEEPDRDAAHVGAVGKVDTKNDALTVSFSSEDSDSWTLLGKESDRQSKEPSGVQEVIKEEVTVEEGKGQPSRKQRHDSHRSTDSQLDESSDGISIISESDASSLPMEEDLHDDRGTVHFSRTIDLKAADYEPLTPPFTPDDVKTVKEEGSIQRKREVQVKHADENSVEPVQSMVEHSPVSNANWIIFSLIATGMVAVILGNSMRLQNRVNEINFEHEKRISELELENNILKNEMNKLRHLYTRSELDEQVQRAEFEWMDALREANVVEPIEDYEEPTREANAAEASLKVEQMVRKVPPQDSGVKRKVVWSGDEEEPMLIVDKDYVLPAFCYNKDQAVHDDLFSEYSAKYCDVKKRKIESKQKKAEFQQKQQTKQENYNKFINPATLEPSQEKRSDPSKPASPFNIDYQKAFDAIKAEGSVIVDALGSILDLSPEPEDSLGAKVRKVTPEATTPEILDVKAELLEPDHHQESKELKHDDRKQRKYRPEEKKTHKQEDNSHSSGESQYSKRKDGSNHSTHESRHKKQKNGRADNGKYENKESQREYGSYEHKKFVEDSSHKKSHKKKHGDDGKHKYVTERNNGRYSDSYISADGSDDDDDDDEDDHYKKKFDQRETFSDHNHDGKSFETNRAKQTEALDERIQHIREPAGEGSYLEQYKRAESKKGKRHQEDDYYHGQKHNKHANKQQQQRKDGDWNEKRYKGRDEYRQNGGKHGERGSGDQHWQERTKHGRQEARDEQRKRVENNWYLERGNQREEDRIFH, from the exons ATGGAAGAACCGGATCGTGATGCAGCACATGTTGGTGCAGTTGGAAAAGTTGACACAAAAAACGATGCGCTAACGGTTTCATTTAGTTCCGAGGATTCCGACAGCTGGACTCTGCTGGGAAAGGAAAGCGATCGGCAGAGCAAAGAACCGAGTGGAGTGCAAGAAGTTATAAAGGAAGAAGTGACTGTGGAGGAAGGAAAGGGCCAACCGTCTCGAAAGCAGCGTCACGACAGTCATCGCAGCACTGA CTCGCAACTAGATGAATCTTCCGATGGAATCAGCATCATCAGTGAGAGTGACGCCAGCAGCTTGCCAATGGAAGAGGATTTGCATGATGATAGAGGTACAGTTCATTTCTCCCGAACCATCGATTTAAAGGCTGCTGACTATGAACCTTTAACGCCACCATTTACGCCGGATGATGTAAAAACAGTAAAAGAAGAAGGGAGCATTCAAAGGAAACGAGAAGTGCAGGTGAAGCATGCAGATGAAAATTCAGTTGAGCCGGTACAATCGATGGTTGAACATTCCCCTGTCAGCAATGCCAACTGGATCATATTTAGCCTGATAGCCACAGGTATGGTAGCCGTTATACTTGGCAACTCAATGCGACTTCAGAATCGCGTTAATGAAATCAATTTTGAGCACGAGAAACGCATTTCGGAGCTTGAActggaaaacaatattttgaagaACGAGATGAACAAACTGCGTCATCTTTATACGCGCTCCGAATTAGACGAACAAGTTCAGCGGGCTGAATTTGAGTGGATGGATGCGCTAAGAGAAGCAAACGTGGTAGAACCAATTGAAGATTATGAAGAGCCAACTCGGGAAGCTAATGCCGCCGAGGCAAGTTTAAAGGTTGAACAAATGGTCCGAAAAGTACCTCCTCAAGATAGTGGAGTAAAAAGGAAAGTTGTTTGGTCAGGAGACGAAGAGGAACCGATGTTGATTGTTGACAAAGACTATGTTTTACCGGCGTTCTGCTACAACAAAGACCAAGCGGTGCATGACGATCTGTTTTCCGAGTATAGTGCCAAATATTGTGATGTAAAGAAGCGGAAGATCGaatcaaaacagaaaaaggCAGAGTTTCAACAGAAACAGCAAACTAAACAGGAAAATTATAACAAATTTATTAATCCAGCAACATTAGAACCATCTCAAGAAAAGCGCTCTGACCCTAGTAAACCAGCATCACCATTTAATATCGATTATCAGAAAGCATTCGATGCCATTAAAGCAGAGGGTAGTGTTATCGTGGATGCATTGGGGAGCATTTTAGATCTATCACCCGAACCAGAGGACAGTTTAGGAGCGAAAGTTCGAAAAGTTACTCCTGAAGCTACAACGCCAGAAATACTTGATGTGAAAGCAGAATTGCTTGAGCCAGATCATCACCAGGAATCCAAGGAACTGAAGCACGACGATAGGAAACAAAGAAAGTACAGGccggaagaaaagaaaacacataaacaaGAGGACAACTCTCATTCTTCGGGAGAAAGTCAATATTCGAAACGTAAAGACGGCAGTAATCATTCGACGCACGAAAGTCGTCataagaagcaaaagaatggTCGTGCAGACAACGGTAAATATGAAAATAAGGAAAGCCAACGCGAATACGGAAGCTATGAGCATAAAAAGTTCGTCGAAGATAGCAGTCATAagaaaagtcataaaaaaaagcatggCGACGATGGCAAACATAAATATGTTACGGAACGAAACAATGGTCGTTATTCAGATTCTTATATTTCAGCTGACGgtagcgatgatgatgatgatgatgatgaggatgatcaTTACAAAAAGAAATTCGATCAGCGTGAAACATTTAGCGATCACAATCATGACGGCAAGTCTTTTGAAACAAATCGGGCTAAGCAAACGGAGGCACTCGACGAACGGATACAACACATTCGCGAACCAGCTGGCGAAGGTTCGTATCTGGAGCAATACAAACGGGCAGAatcgaaaaaaggaaaacgtcACCAGGAAGATGATTATTACCACGGTCAGAAGCATAATAAGCATGCGaataagcagcagcaacagcggaAAGACGGAGACTGGAACGAGAAAAGGTATAAGGGCAGAGATGAATACCGTCAGAATGGCGGTAAACATGGTGAAAGAGGCTCAGGTGATCAACATTGGCAGGAACGCACGAAGCATGGTCGGCAGGAAGCTAGGGATGAGCAAAGAAAACGGGTGGAAAACAATTGGTATCTAGAGCGAGGAAATCAGCGAGAGGAAGACCGAATTTTCCATTAG